The following proteins are co-located in the Theropithecus gelada isolate Dixy chromosome 19, Tgel_1.0, whole genome shotgun sequence genome:
- the LOC112612833 gene encoding tetraspanin-6 isoform X3, whose protein sequence is MASPSRRLQTKPVITCFKSVLLIYTFIFWITGVILLATCRASAWMLKLYAMFLTLIFLVELVAAIVGFVFRHEIKNSFKNNYEKALKQYNSTGDYRSHAVDKIQSTLHCCGVTDYRDWTDTNYYSEKGFPKSCCKREDCTPQRDPDKVNNEGCFIKVMTIIESEMGVVAGISFGVACFQLIGIFLAYCLSRAITNNQYEIV, encoded by the exons ATGGCGTCCCCATCTCGGAGACTGCAGACTAAACCAGTCATTACTTGTTTCAAGAGCGTCCTACTAAtctacacttttattttctggatcACTGGTGTTATCCTTC TTGCTACCTGCCGAGCTTCTGCATGGATGCTAAAACTGTATGCAATGTTTCTGACTCTCATTTTTTTGGTCGAACTGGTCGCTGCCATCGTAGGATTTGTTTTCAGACATGAGATTAAGAACAGCTTTAAGAATAATTATGAGAAGGCTTTGAAGCAGTATAACTCTACAGGAGATTATAGAAGCCATGCAGTAGACAAGATCCAAAGTACGTTACATTGTTGTGGTGTCACCGATTATAGAGATTGGACAGATACTAATTATTACTCAGAAAAAGGATTTCCTAAGAGTTGCTGTAAACGTGAAGATTGTACTCCACAGAGAGATCCAGACAAAGTAAACAATGAAGGTTGTTTTATAAAGGTGATGACCATTATAGAGTCAGAAATGGGAGTCGTTGCAGGAATTTCCTTTGGAGTTGCTTGCTTCCAACTGATTGGAATCTTTCTCGCCTACTGCCTCTCTCGTGCCATAACAAATAACCAGTATGAGATAGTGTAA
- the LOC112612833 gene encoding tetraspanin-6 isoform X2 — translation MASPSRRLQTKPVITCFKSVLLIYTFIFWITGVILLAVGIWGKVSLENYFSLLNEKATNVPFVLIGTGTVIILLGTFGCFATCRASAWMLKLYAMFLTLIFLVELVAAIVGFVFRHEIKNSFKNNYEKALKQYNSTGDYRSHAVDKIQSTLHCCGVTDYRDWTDTNYYSEKGFPKSCCKREDCTPQRDPDKVNNEVACFQLIGIFLAYCLSRAITNNQYEIV, via the exons ATGGCGTCCCCATCTCGGAGACTGCAGACTAAACCAGTCATTACTTGTTTCAAGAGCGTCCTACTAAtctacacttttattttctggatcACTGGTGTTATCCTTCTTGCAGTTGGCATTTGGGGCAAGGTGAGCCTGGAgaattacttttctcttttaaatgagAAGGCCACCAATGTCCCCTTCGTGCTCATTGGTACTGGTACCGTCATTATTCTTTTGGGCACCTTTGGTTGTTTTGCTACCTGCCGAGCTTCTGCATGGATGCTAAAACTGTATGCAATGTTTCTGACTCTCATTTTTTTGGTCGAACTGGTCGCTGCCATCGTAGGATTTGTTTTCAGACATGAGATTAAGAACAGCTTTAAGAATAATTATGAGAAGGCTTTGAAGCAGTATAACTCTACAGGAGATTATAGAAGCCATGCAGTAGACAAGATCCAAAGTACGTTACATTGTTGTGGTGTCACCGATTATAGAGATTGGACAGATACTAATTATTACTCAGAAAAAGGATTTCCTAAGAGTTGCTGTAAACGTGAAGATTGTACTCCACAGAGAGATCCAGACAAAGTAAACAATGAAG TTGCTTGCTTCCAACTGATTGGAATCTTTCTCGCCTACTGCCTCTCTCGTGCCATAACAAATAACCAGTATGAGATAGTGTAA
- the LOC112612833 gene encoding tetraspanin-6 isoform X1, with the protein MASPSRRLQTKPVITCFKSVLLIYTFIFWITGVILLAVGIWGKVSLENYFSLLNEKATNVPFVLIGTGTVIILLGTFGCFATCRASAWMLKLYAMFLTLIFLVELVAAIVGFVFRHEIKNSFKNNYEKALKQYNSTGDYRSHAVDKIQSTLHCCGVTDYRDWTDTNYYSEKGFPKSCCKREDCTPQRDPDKVNNEGCFIKVMTIIESEMGVVAGISFGVACFQLIGIFLAYCLSRAITNNQYEIV; encoded by the coding sequence ATGGCGTCCCCATCTCGGAGACTGCAGACTAAACCAGTCATTACTTGTTTCAAGAGCGTCCTACTAAtctacacttttattttctggatcACTGGTGTTATCCTTCTTGCAGTTGGCATTTGGGGCAAGGTGAGCCTGGAgaattacttttctcttttaaatgagAAGGCCACCAATGTCCCCTTCGTGCTCATTGGTACTGGTACCGTCATTATTCTTTTGGGCACCTTTGGTTGTTTTGCTACCTGCCGAGCTTCTGCATGGATGCTAAAACTGTATGCAATGTTTCTGACTCTCATTTTTTTGGTCGAACTGGTCGCTGCCATCGTAGGATTTGTTTTCAGACATGAGATTAAGAACAGCTTTAAGAATAATTATGAGAAGGCTTTGAAGCAGTATAACTCTACAGGAGATTATAGAAGCCATGCAGTAGACAAGATCCAAAGTACGTTACATTGTTGTGGTGTCACCGATTATAGAGATTGGACAGATACTAATTATTACTCAGAAAAAGGATTTCCTAAGAGTTGCTGTAAACGTGAAGATTGTACTCCACAGAGAGATCCAGACAAAGTAAACAATGAAGGTTGTTTTATAAAGGTGATGACCATTATAGAGTCAGAAATGGGAGTCGTTGCAGGAATTTCCTTTGGAGTTGCTTGCTTCCAACTGATTGGAATCTTTCTCGCCTACTGCCTCTCTCGTGCCATAACAAATAACCAGTATGAGATAGTGTAA